From one Flavobacterium sp. N502536 genomic stretch:
- a CDS encoding RagB/SusD family nutrient uptake outer membrane protein — protein MKKLSLLVLSFMLLIGSSACENELDLVPQGAPSSGNFWKTPADAKAGVNAIYALYSDDNMYGRGFFWLNNASDDIGTKPRQNAERIKNFIVDGAESDTKDIWRLHYEVMKRCNDVIRNIPKIALDDKTKNMMLGEAYFNHAVMHLELAYHYGDERAGIPIQDRENPTNVYVPRAKNVAENYAYIAADLVKAADLLPYFNELTTDNYGRAHKTAAWAYLVRTYLYAKDWDNAIKYANMVVNSGKHKLLDNFEDVFKIKNNWSSEYIWSVTSSAENTSLGSIFPGVCLEDKGWGVYNGWGNFYPTKELFDTYDAADKRRSATILQKGDKFMYFGELVTFNEGKYIVSSSNRTGYQFKKYMEPFGYPKTTSGGIDIRYVNANGDKPSTALNVPLLRYADVILMLAEAKLMKGLSADTEINMIRNRAGLPSIGGATLTDLKRERRCELAGEWTDRHFDLVRWGDAQATYAKPLHHYNGTVIYPARNFNPAIHHVWPIPPDEIAVSKGALFQNKGW, from the coding sequence ATGAAAAAATTAAGTCTTTTAGTATTGAGTTTTATGCTTTTAATAGGCAGCTCGGCTTGTGAAAATGAACTTGATTTAGTGCCTCAGGGAGCACCTTCAAGTGGTAATTTCTGGAAAACACCTGCCGATGCAAAAGCAGGAGTAAATGCAATCTATGCGCTTTATTCTGATGACAATATGTACGGTCGTGGATTTTTCTGGCTCAACAATGCGAGTGATGACATTGGGACCAAGCCAAGGCAAAATGCAGAACGAATCAAGAACTTTATTGTAGACGGAGCAGAGTCGGATACCAAAGACATCTGGAGACTGCATTATGAGGTAATGAAACGTTGCAACGATGTGATTCGCAACATTCCGAAGATCGCTTTAGACGATAAAACAAAAAACATGATGTTGGGAGAGGCTTATTTCAATCATGCTGTGATGCACCTGGAACTGGCCTATCACTACGGAGACGAGCGTGCCGGGATTCCGATTCAGGACAGAGAAAATCCAACCAATGTATATGTACCACGTGCTAAAAACGTAGCCGAAAACTATGCTTACATTGCTGCCGATTTGGTGAAAGCCGCTGATTTATTGCCTTACTTTAATGAGCTAACGACTGACAATTACGGACGTGCTCACAAAACTGCTGCCTGGGCCTATTTGGTACGTACCTACTTGTATGCAAAAGACTGGGACAATGCTATTAAGTACGCCAATATGGTTGTGAACAGTGGAAAGCACAAATTGCTGGATAATTTTGAAGATGTCTTTAAAATTAAAAACAACTGGTCATCAGAATACATCTGGTCTGTAACTTCCAGTGCCGAAAATACAAGTCTGGGGTCAATTTTTCCGGGAGTATGTCTCGAAGATAAAGGCTGGGGAGTTTACAATGGCTGGGGAAATTTCTACCCTACCAAAGAGCTGTTTGATACCTATGATGCGGCTGATAAAAGACGTAGCGCTACCATTTTACAAAAAGGAGATAAGTTTATGTATTTTGGCGAATTAGTGACTTTTAATGAAGGGAAATACATCGTAAGTTCAAGTAATAGAACCGGTTATCAGTTTAAAAAATACATGGAGCCGTTTGGTTATCCAAAAACAACTTCGGGTGGAATTGACATTCGTTATGTAAATGCTAACGGAGACAAGCCTTCAACAGCCTTAAATGTACCTCTTTTACGCTATGCCGATGTCATTTTAATGTTGGCCGAAGCAAAATTAATGAAAGGACTGAGCGCTGATACCGAGATAAATATGATTCGTAATCGTGCAGGTTTACCAAGCATTGGAGGAGCAACTTTAACCGATCTGAAAAGAGAAAGACGTTGTGAGCTGGCCGGAGAATGGACAGACCGTCATTTCGATTTAGTACGCTGGGGCGACGCTCAGGCAACCTATGCAAAACCTTTACACCACTATAACGGGACGGTGATTTATCCTGCCCGTAATTTCAATCCTGCTATTCACCATGTGTGGCCAATACCACCGGATGAAATTGCAGTGAGCAAAGGAGCCCTTTTCCAGAATAAAGGCTGGTAG
- a CDS encoding RNA polymerase sigma-70 factor translates to MYKKFTDEELVELLRQGKDKAFDELYFRYRDVLVRFVYIRMKSVPVSEEIVQEVFTAIWERRKVLVIQKKFSAYIYTSVRYVTLDYIKSHTITDQYVKEVTDRNTNDYNSSNTTEDSIYYEELQDAVDKATLLLPKKSKEVFILSRIKHYTNKEIAEELNVSHETVKYHIAYALKFMRSYLGEFN, encoded by the coding sequence ATGTATAAAAAGTTCACGGATGAAGAACTTGTTGAATTGTTAAGACAAGGGAAAGATAAGGCGTTTGATGAGTTGTATTTTCGTTATCGCGATGTTTTGGTGCGGTTTGTTTACATCAGAATGAAATCGGTTCCGGTTTCTGAAGAAATTGTTCAGGAAGTTTTTACTGCAATTTGGGAAAGGAGAAAGGTGCTGGTTATTCAAAAGAAATTTTCGGCTTACATCTACACATCCGTTCGATACGTGACTTTAGACTACATCAAATCGCACACCATTACAGACCAATATGTAAAAGAGGTGACCGATCGAAATACAAATGACTATAACAGCAGTAACACTACTGAAGATTCCATTTACTACGAAGAACTGCAGGACGCAGTGGACAAAGCTACTTTATTACTTCCCAAAAAATCCAAAGAAGTTTTTATTCTCAGCAGGATTAAGCATTATACCAACAAAGAAATAGCCGAAGAACTTAATGTTTCGCACGAAACCGTAAAGTATCACATTGCGTATGCTTTAAAGTTTATGCGAAGCTATCTGGGCGAGTTTAACTAA
- a CDS encoding phage tail protein codes for MEEFIGVVKLFAGNFAPRGWAFCNGQILSIAQNTALFSILGTTYGGNGQTTFALPNLQGATAIGQGTSPGGTYVLGQAAGTPNVSILTSNLPAHVHAGPGKISVSAANSTDILPVAGASIAVPGSIVSRVFTPTLGFTTATPSVDLLSNVTTGATGSNLPISVMQPYVALSYIICLEGIFPSRN; via the coding sequence ATGGAAGAATTCATTGGAGTTGTAAAACTTTTTGCGGGAAATTTTGCCCCAAGAGGCTGGGCCTTTTGTAACGGACAAATATTGTCAATTGCACAAAATACGGCATTATTCTCAATCCTTGGTACAACCTATGGAGGAAATGGTCAGACTACTTTCGCTTTACCAAATCTACAAGGTGCAACAGCTATTGGACAAGGAACTTCACCAGGAGGAACTTACGTTCTTGGACAAGCTGCAGGTACACCAAACGTTTCAATTTTAACAAGCAACTTACCAGCTCACGTTCACGCAGGACCAGGTAAAATATCGGTAAGTGCTGCAAATTCAACAGATATACTACCTGTGGCAGGTGCTTCAATAGCTGTGCCGGGATCAATTGTATCTAGAGTTTTTACACCAACATTAGGCTTTACAACAGCAACACCAAGTGTTGATTTATTAAGCAATGTAACAACAGGTGCAACAGGTAGTAATCTCCCTATCTCAGTAATGCAGCCTTACGTAGCATTGTCTTATATCATTTGTTTAGAAGGAATTTTTCCTTCCAGAAATTAA
- a CDS encoding SusC/RagA family TonB-linked outer membrane protein: protein MTRKQMRYVPNRESIKKSVLTRALLFTALFFIGLTVKAGSFDINKRVTLKVENESIKNVFQKIEKQIDVHFMYETNQVNTNQKISLKLNNVPLEQALDKICSNLLLRYEIVSNNIVIKKNLKISDAAQGKISISGTVFGGDDGMPLPGVGIKDKDSDAAATTDFDGTFKMEINSSVAVLVFSYVGYVTQEVKVTQSDKNIKIKLVADMKQLQEVVVMGYGSVKKNEVLGAVGTVSMKETSSRTYNSAAELLQGTVAGVTVINNGGDPTAEPTINIRGIGSLNAETPLIVLDGIIYSGSLNTLNPNDIASISVLKDAASAAIYGARASGGVILITSKKGVSERININVNYQGGFQSVAKKLDVLNAAEYADAMNTARDNAGMPRIPAFDPAFEPTARTTKTNWMDEIFRTGEIQDLSISVNGKTEKSNFFISGSYRKNEGILLNTFGTRYTARANSSFKLAPNFTIGENLSYSLTDGQAANTSSGYTGAILAAIFYPPNATIYREDGSGSFGGVPEKYIGSYGDVINPVAYLKRLDNRNPVSTVLINPYAEWEIVSGLKFKSNWGYTRIQNNATDFAVKITEPGKIFDFNRLTQTASTTTDLLSEQTLSYEKSLGKHNFKALAGYTYQQTKRDFYTVQGTGFDNEDASQRYLLNAKLVQQLDAGMSEEIISSYVGRLNYDFNQKYLISGIVRRDGTSKLISDNRWKVYPSVSAGWLISEEGFMKNINPIVSNLKLRASWGQIGNLGNLGPYQFSVPLKQTQALIGSSPVISYGYSEAELSNPDLRWESSEQTNVGLDFTMFNNALTGSVDAYIKTNKDMLVRDQLPGVSGTPLGRIVNSGNVENRGLEASLTYQKTQGEFKFDVTANAAFLSNKISSIKDDLTSLEPLNLSRVRSLPLANIYQVGSPVGAFYGYSTDGLFQSAAEVKAYVNDKGVVYQPNAVAGDIKFKDINGDGVINNSDRVVLGNPFPKTTFSLNTNFRYKGFDMNIFFSGAAGNSVFNAVKHTGLNASFPGYNLLADSKNAWSPTNTNTNIPVLSSTDNNNNFGRISDFYIEDASFVRLRNLSIGYTAKEQWLNGKAKLRFFISAQNLFTITKYSGMDPEVGLKNFGMDLGKYPLSRIYMTGVNATF, encoded by the coding sequence ATGACTAGAAAGCAAATGCGGTATGTTCCAAACCGCGAGAGCATTAAAAAATCGGTACTAACGAGAGCGCTGCTTTTTACAGCTCTATTTTTTATCGGATTAACCGTGAAAGCGGGCAGTTTTGATATAAATAAGAGAGTAACCTTAAAAGTAGAAAACGAAAGCATCAAAAATGTTTTTCAGAAAATTGAAAAACAAATTGACGTGCATTTTATGTACGAAACCAATCAGGTGAATACCAATCAAAAGATTAGCTTAAAACTCAACAATGTACCCTTAGAACAGGCACTGGATAAAATATGCAGCAATTTATTGTTGAGGTACGAAATTGTGAGCAACAATATTGTCATCAAGAAAAATTTGAAAATTTCAGATGCCGCTCAGGGCAAAATAAGCATTTCGGGAACTGTTTTTGGAGGGGATGACGGAATGCCGTTGCCGGGTGTCGGAATCAAAGACAAAGATTCGGACGCAGCCGCAACAACAGATTTTGACGGTACCTTTAAGATGGAAATCAATTCGTCTGTGGCCGTACTTGTTTTTTCTTACGTGGGTTATGTGACACAAGAAGTAAAAGTAACCCAATCGGACAAAAATATAAAGATCAAATTAGTAGCCGATATGAAACAACTGCAGGAAGTGGTTGTAATGGGATACGGAAGTGTAAAAAAGAATGAAGTTTTGGGAGCTGTAGGTACCGTTTCGATGAAGGAAACTTCGAGCAGAACTTATAACAGTGCAGCAGAATTATTGCAGGGTACTGTGGCTGGTGTTACCGTAATTAACAATGGAGGAGACCCAACGGCTGAGCCAACAATCAACATTCGTGGTATTGGATCTTTGAATGCCGAAACTCCTTTGATTGTTTTGGACGGAATTATTTACAGCGGTTCTTTGAATACCTTAAACCCGAATGATATTGCTTCGATCAGTGTTTTAAAAGATGCGGCTTCTGCAGCAATCTACGGAGCGAGAGCCTCAGGTGGAGTAATTTTAATTACCTCTAAAAAAGGAGTTTCAGAGCGTATTAACATCAATGTAAACTACCAGGGAGGTTTTCAAAGTGTAGCCAAAAAGTTAGACGTTTTAAATGCGGCCGAATATGCTGATGCTATGAATACAGCCAGAGACAATGCAGGTATGCCAAGAATTCCTGCTTTTGATCCGGCATTTGAACCAACGGCCAGAACCACTAAAACCAACTGGATGGATGAAATTTTCCGTACAGGAGAAATTCAGGATCTTTCCATTTCTGTAAATGGTAAAACCGAAAAATCTAATTTCTTTATCTCAGGAAGTTATCGCAAAAACGAAGGGATACTACTTAATACTTTCGGAACCCGTTATACCGCAAGAGCCAATTCATCATTTAAACTCGCGCCCAATTTTACAATAGGTGAAAACTTGTCGTATTCCTTAACCGACGGTCAGGCAGCCAATACCTCTAGTGGGTATACAGGAGCTATTTTAGCAGCCATTTTTTATCCGCCCAATGCTACTATTTACAGAGAAGACGGTTCCGGAAGTTTTGGAGGAGTTCCTGAAAAATATATCGGTTCGTATGGAGACGTAATCAATCCGGTGGCTTATTTAAAAAGACTGGACAACCGCAATCCGGTTTCTACCGTTTTAATTAATCCTTATGCGGAGTGGGAAATTGTATCGGGTTTAAAATTCAAATCCAACTGGGGTTATACCAGAATTCAGAACAATGCAACCGACTTTGCGGTTAAAATAACAGAACCGGGTAAAATATTCGATTTTAACCGATTGACACAAACGGCTTCTACCACAACTGATTTGTTAAGTGAGCAGACGCTTTCTTATGAAAAATCATTAGGGAAACACAATTTTAAAGCATTGGCAGGATACACCTACCAACAAACCAAAAGAGATTTTTATACGGTACAGGGAACTGGTTTTGATAATGAAGATGCTTCACAGCGTTATTTATTGAATGCTAAACTAGTACAGCAATTGGATGCAGGAATGTCTGAAGAGATCATTTCTTCTTATGTGGGAAGGCTGAACTACGACTTCAATCAAAAATATTTAATTTCCGGAATTGTACGTCGCGACGGTACTTCAAAACTGATTTCTGATAATCGTTGGAAAGTATATCCTTCTGTTTCTGCCGGATGGTTGATCTCTGAAGAAGGATTTATGAAAAATATAAATCCAATTGTAAGCAACTTAAAACTACGTGCAAGCTGGGGACAAATTGGAAACTTAGGAAACCTTGGACCGTATCAGTTTAGTGTGCCTTTAAAACAAACACAAGCCTTAATCGGAAGCAGTCCGGTAATCAGCTACGGTTATTCGGAGGCCGAATTGTCTAATCCTGATTTGAGATGGGAAAGCTCCGAACAAACCAACGTTGGATTGGATTTCACCATGTTTAACAATGCTTTGACAGGTTCTGTGGATGCCTACATCAAAACCAATAAAGACATGTTGGTTCGCGATCAGTTGCCGGGTGTTTCGGGAACTCCGTTAGGAAGAATCGTAAATTCAGGAAATGTTGAAAACAGAGGATTAGAAGCGAGTTTAACCTATCAGAAAACACAGGGTGAGTTTAAATTTGATGTAACAGCAAATGCAGCTTTCCTTAGCAACAAAATTTCTTCGATCAAAGATGATTTAACCTCTCTTGAACCATTGAATTTAAGCAGAGTGCGTAGTTTGCCTTTGGCTAACATTTATCAGGTAGGAAGTCCTGTAGGTGCTTTTTACGGTTACTCGACTGACGGATTGTTTCAAAGTGCTGCCGAAGTAAAAGCGTATGTAAACGATAAAGGAGTTGTATATCAGCCAAATGCAGTTGCCGGAGATATTAAATTCAAAGATATAAATGGTGATGGAGTGATCAATAACAGTGATAGAGTAGTACTTGGAAATCCATTTCCGAAAACCACTTTCAGTTTGAATACCAATTTCAGATACAAAGGGTTTGACATGAACATCTTTTTTAGCGGAGCAGCCGGAAACAGCGTTTTTAATGCCGTAAAACATACTGGTTTGAATGCTTCTTTCCCGGGTTACAACTTACTGGCTGATTCTAAAAATGCCTGGTCACCAACAAACACCAATACCAATATTCCGGTTCTTTCGTCAACAGACAACAATAATAACTTTGGACGAATCTCTGATTTTTATATCGAAGACGCTTCTTTCGTAAGATTGAGAAACCTGTCAATAGGCTATACCGCAAAAGAACAATGGTTGAATGGAAAAGCAAAACTTAGATTTTTTATCTCTGCGCAAAACCTGTTTACCATTACCAAGTATTCAGGAATGGATCCGGAAGTAGGGCTTAAGAATTTTGGTATGGACTTAGGGAAGTACCCTCTTTCCCGTATTTATATGACGGGTGTAAACGCAACTTTTTAA
- a CDS encoding alkaline phosphatase yields MKKTIILLCLHFFMLAQAQEYSSVNIHSHNDYAGKLPFYEAYSNEAGVIEADVFLVNNELLVAHTSEEIKTYNTLRSLYLDPLSKKLKTLEGKAYPDNKPLILMIDIKSEAAATLKAIVQQLKTYPELISNKNLKVVISGSRPSPASWKDYPDFISFDGRLNENYSAEQLARVEMISDDLKEHTVWNGKGVMTQVDLEKIQAIIKKVHGQNKKIRFWSTQDNVNTWMTLMNLKVDFIGTDNVPALTEFIQKIKSTFYQNTEFHQAYVPKNAALFAKNKRPKNVILLIGDGMGLTQIYAGYTANKGQLSLFNIPTQGLSITKSSDSYITDSAAGATAMATGHKTNNRFISVDENGKALELITQQLAQKKYKTAIISAGNITDATPAAFYAHQPERSFSEPIAADFITNPSDILIGGGAKEFKNRKDGKDLSKVLKEKGYTFSDQFKTLDTIKNSRFVILEDAAVVSMKEGRGDFLTKSLSKTTTVFSKTKNPFFIMAEGAQIDYGGHKNDLEYVVREMLDFDKLVGQAMEFVDQNQETLLIVTADHETGGLSLIDGSIAKGYVQGSFSTNDHTAVPVPVFAYGPGASNFMGVYQNTQIYTKILEALFAKQ; encoded by the coding sequence ATGAAAAAAACAATAATCCTTTTGTGTCTTCATTTCTTTATGTTGGCACAAGCGCAGGAATACAGCTCTGTCAATATTCATTCGCACAATGATTATGCAGGGAAATTACCATTTTATGAAGCCTACTCCAATGAAGCAGGTGTTATCGAAGCCGATGTTTTTCTGGTAAATAACGAATTGCTGGTCGCCCATACGTCAGAAGAAATCAAGACTTACAACACATTGCGAAGTCTTTATTTAGACCCTTTGTCCAAAAAGCTAAAAACCTTAGAAGGCAAAGCATACCCTGACAACAAACCTTTAATTTTGATGATCGACATCAAATCGGAAGCTGCGGCAACCCTTAAAGCGATTGTTCAGCAGTTAAAAACGTATCCGGAGCTGATTTCTAATAAAAACCTAAAAGTAGTCATTTCAGGAAGCCGACCTTCACCGGCAAGTTGGAAAGATTATCCCGACTTTATCTCTTTTGATGGCAGACTGAATGAAAATTACAGTGCAGAGCAATTGGCGCGTGTCGAAATGATTAGCGATGATTTAAAAGAACACACAGTCTGGAACGGTAAAGGTGTGATGACACAGGTCGATTTAGAAAAAATACAAGCCATCATTAAAAAAGTTCACGGTCAGAATAAAAAGATCCGATTTTGGTCGACGCAAGATAATGTGAACACCTGGATGACTTTAATGAATTTAAAAGTCGATTTTATTGGAACCGATAATGTGCCGGCACTGACCGAATTCATTCAGAAAATAAAAAGCACTTTTTATCAGAATACAGAATTCCATCAGGCCTATGTACCTAAGAATGCCGCTTTGTTTGCTAAAAACAAACGTCCGAAAAATGTAATTCTGCTGATTGGTGACGGAATGGGACTTACCCAGATTTATGCGGGTTATACGGCCAATAAAGGACAGTTGAGTCTTTTTAATATACCCACTCAGGGATTGTCGATCACTAAATCGTCAGACAGTTATATTACCGATTCGGCTGCGGGTGCTACGGCAATGGCAACCGGACATAAAACCAACAACCGCTTTATTAGCGTAGACGAAAACGGAAAAGCACTGGAATTAATCACGCAGCAGCTGGCGCAGAAAAAGTACAAAACAGCCATTATTTCTGCCGGAAATATTACAGATGCTACTCCGGCCGCTTTTTATGCACATCAGCCTGAAAGAAGTTTTAGCGAACCAATTGCTGCCGATTTTATCACAAACCCTTCCGATATTTTGATTGGAGGAGGAGCAAAAGAATTTAAAAACAGAAAAGACGGTAAAGACCTGTCTAAGGTATTGAAGGAAAAAGGATATACTTTTTCGGATCAGTTTAAAACACTGGACACCATCAAGAATAGCCGATTTGTGATTTTAGAAGATGCTGCGGTGGTTTCGATGAAAGAGGGCAGAGGCGATTTTTTAACCAAATCTTTATCAAAAACGACAACTGTTTTTTCAAAAACAAAGAATCCATTTTTCATAATGGCCGAAGGAGCACAAATTGACTATGGCGGACATAAAAATGACCTGGAATATGTCGTTCGCGAAATGCTCGATTTTGATAAACTGGTTGGACAGGCTATGGAATTTGTCGACCAGAATCAGGAAACACTTTTGATTGTAACAGCCGACCATGAAACGGGAGGACTCTCCTTAATTGATGGCAGTATCGCAAAAGGATATGTACAGGGAAGTTTCAGTACCAACGACCATACAGCAGTGCCAGTTCCGGTTTTTGCCTACGGACCCGGTGCGTCGAATTTCATGGGAGTGTATCAAAATACCCAAATTTATACCAAAATACTCGAAGCGCTTTTTGCGAAGCAGTAG
- a CDS encoding FecR family protein — protein MPEKLHQDIKHFLEGKPSLNGEELWNNWYNHPEEIFDTIATITSDRSKLKKEIQQIKKSGKVISIAYRNWTMAASLFVLLGLSCFFYLSTVKTISRQYATKAGEHAKIVLSDGTQIWLNAGSRVKYPVAFKGDTREVYLTGEAFFDVAKDKKHPFIIHTDKMDTKVLGTSFNVQAYPDQTTQEVSVLTGRVNVKSTVTEENVYVTPGQKVIFKSRDNKLQAFKDIPVNSISLWRKNIIVFEDAPLPEVIATINRNYNVTVEIGNKNLNNLKISAYFKELPVGQVVALVCNIINAEYKVEAGTYVIR, from the coding sequence ATGCCTGAAAAATTACACCAAGATATAAAACATTTTTTAGAAGGTAAGCCTTCTCTAAATGGAGAAGAATTATGGAATAACTGGTACAATCATCCGGAAGAAATCTTTGATACCATAGCAACGATCACCTCCGATCGTTCAAAACTAAAAAAAGAGATTCAGCAGATCAAAAAATCCGGTAAGGTTATTTCCATTGCTTACAGAAACTGGACAATGGCAGCTTCTCTATTTGTTTTACTGGGCCTTTCCTGTTTCTTTTATTTATCAACGGTAAAAACCATTAGCAGGCAATATGCTACCAAGGCAGGAGAACATGCCAAAATAGTTTTAAGCGATGGTACTCAAATATGGCTTAACGCGGGAAGTCGCGTAAAATACCCTGTTGCTTTTAAAGGGGATACAAGAGAAGTTTATCTAACCGGAGAAGCTTTTTTTGATGTAGCCAAAGACAAAAAACACCCTTTTATCATTCATACTGATAAAATGGATACAAAAGTACTGGGAACCAGCTTTAACGTACAGGCCTATCCGGATCAGACCACGCAGGAAGTTTCGGTTTTGACCGGAAGAGTAAATGTAAAATCAACCGTCACCGAAGAGAACGTCTATGTCACCCCGGGTCAAAAAGTGATTTTTAAATCACGTGATAACAAATTGCAGGCTTTCAAGGATATTCCGGTCAATTCAATTTCGTTATGGCGAAAAAACATTATCGTTTTTGAAGACGCTCCCTTACCCGAAGTCATTGCAACCATCAATCGGAATTATAATGTAACCGTCGAAATTGGAAATAAGAATTTAAACAATTTAAAAATCAGTGCCTATTTCAAAGAGCTTCCGGTAGGGCAGGTCGTTGCTTTGGTGTGCAACATCATCAATGCCGAGTACAAAGTAGAAGCAGGGACTTATGTGATACGCTAA
- a CDS encoding RNA polymerase sigma factor yields the protein MDNRKFILSLKKGNEATFKEAYLNYYDKLINIAKRFNFTVLTPQDFVQETFLRLYNKRELLHEDVLLDKQIFVICKNIILNHLNRENKIVQLDPLHVVMDEEDVDTEIFEERQEKLNTFINLLPEQQQKIYTLHKLENLSYKEIAALTDLSEKTIANHIYLASKFIRKKVENH from the coding sequence ATGGACAACAGGAAGTTTATATTAAGTTTAAAAAAAGGTAATGAAGCCACTTTCAAAGAAGCTTATCTCAATTACTATGATAAACTGATAAACATAGCCAAACGCTTTAACTTTACAGTACTTACCCCACAGGACTTTGTTCAGGAGACTTTTTTAAGATTGTATAATAAAAGAGAATTGCTGCACGAAGATGTCCTATTAGACAAGCAAATATTTGTCATTTGCAAAAACATCATCCTTAATCATCTCAACAGAGAAAATAAAATCGTACAGCTCGATCCGTTGCATGTGGTAATGGACGAGGAGGATGTTGATACTGAAATTTTTGAGGAAAGACAGGAAAAGCTAAATACTTTCATAAATCTGCTTCCGGAACAGCAACAAAAAATTTACACCTTACATAAACTGGAAAACCTTAGCTATAAGGAGATTGCAGCGCTAACGGATCTTTCTGAAAAGACCATAGCCAATCATATTTATCTCGCCAGTAAATTTATTCGAAAAAAAGTCGAAAACCATTAG